The following are encoded in a window of Cucurbita pepo subsp. pepo cultivar mu-cu-16 chromosome LG12, ASM280686v2, whole genome shotgun sequence genomic DNA:
- the LOC111806646 gene encoding pentatricopeptide repeat-containing protein At1g80880, mitochondrial yields the protein MACLSSIARGLSRNSPLPFRQLLQLINFQIPDSPFQAFHQTLHLPSQSARQFSALPFCSQKVAHPFHFDTVRFQNHRPNDARSAQFVELLKRAARLPSEVEAIAALGEFDVQADPNLVYSAIWVLRDDWKSSFLAFKWGEKWGSIDEEICNLMIWVLGNHKKFSTAWCLIREFHGSLLNSRQAMLVMIDRYAHANEASKAIKTFHMMEKFRLTPDQEAFHALLNSLCKYGNIEEAEEFMLVNKKLFPLETESFNIILNGWCNVSVDVFEAKRIWREMSKCCILPDSTSYTLMISCFSRTGNLFDSLRLYDEMKKRDWIPSLEVYNSLAYVLTRENCFSEALKILEKIKEVGLQPDCTTYNSLIRPLCEVGKLDEAKDVLTKMTDDNISPTIETYHSFIQGADSETSFELLKQMRQNGLGPTEATFVIMFNKSFELEQPDYALKAWAEMKRYEISPNSEHYAVLVQGLATYGLLKQARELYDQMTSHGYILHPKIKMLVKEPELRSIEEATQQVRHNKKGKFFHRKGSMMRWKSHKQQSRDDASFE from the exons ATGGCATGTCTTTCTTCTATTGCAAGAGGGCTCTCCAGAAACTCTCCATTGCCATTTCGTCAACTCCTTCAGCTCATCAATTTCCAAATTCCCGATTCGCCCTTTCaggcatttcatcaaacacttCACCTGCCTTCTCAGTCCGCTCGTCAATTCTCAGCACTTCCATTCTGTTCTCAAAAAGTTGCCCACCCATTTCACTTTGACACAGTAAGATTCCAAAACCATCGCCCAAACGATGCGCGAAGTGCCCAATTCGTCGAATTGCTTAAACGGGCTGCCCGTTTGCCCTCGGAAGTGGAGGCTATTGCTGCGTTGGGCGAGTTTGATGTCCAGGCAGATCCGAATTTGGTGTACTCCGCAATTTGGGTGTTGAGGGATGATTGGAAATCGTCATTTCTAGCCTTCAAATGGGGTGAGAAGTGGGGATCTATTGACGaagaaatttgtaatttgatgATATGGGTGTTGGGCAATCATAAGAAATTCAGTACTGCTTGGTGTTTGATTAGAGAATTTCATGGATCCTTGTTGAATTCGAGGCAAGCGATGCTTGTCATGATTGATag GTATGCACACGCAAATGAGGCAAGTAAGGCCATTAAGACATTCCACATGATGGAGAAGTTCAGATTGACTCCGGATCAAGAGGCTTTTCATGCCCTCCTCAATTCTCTCTGTAAATATGGGAACATCGAAGAGGCTGAAGAGTTTATGCTTGTAAACAAGAAGCTTTTTCCTTTGGAAACAGAAAGCTTCAACATTATTCTCAATGGCTGGTGCAATGTATCTGTTGATGTGTTTGAAGCGAAGAGAATTTGGAGAGAAATGTCTAAATGTTGTATTTTGCCGGATTCAACTTCTTACACCCTCATGATTTCCTGTTTTTCGAGGACCGGGAACCTTTTCGACTCGCTTAGACTCTATGATGAGATGAAGAAAAGGGATTGGATTCCAAGCCTTGAAGTCTATAATTCTTTAGCTTATGTGTTGACCCGGGAGAATTGTTTCAGTGAAGCTCTCAAAATccttgagaaaataaaagaagtaGGCTTACAGCCCGACTGCACGACATACAACTCGCTTATACGTCCTCTGTGTGAGGTCGGAAAGCTGGATGAAGCAAAAGATGTACTGACCAAGATGACTGACGACAATATCAGCCCGACGATCGAAACCTACCATTCTTTTATTCAAGGAGCAGATTCTGAAACGAGCTTTGAACTTCTTAAGCAGATGAGACAAAATGGTTTAGGTCCTACAGAGGCTACCTTTGTTATAATGTTTAACAAGTCATTTGAACTTGAACAACCGGATTATGCGTTGAAAGCGTGGGCAGAAATGAAGCGGTACGAGATATCACCTAACTCCGAACATTACGCAGTCTTGGTACAAGGCTTAGCAACATATGGTCTGTTAAAACAGGCCAGAGAATTATATGACCAAATGACATCACATGGATATATCTTACATCCAAAGATTAAAATGCTCGTGAAGGAACCCGAGTTACGTAGCATCGAAGAAGCAACGCAGCAAGTGAGACATAACAAGAAGGGCAAGTTTTTTCATAGAAAAGGGAGCATGATGAGATGGAAATCACATAAACAACAATCTCGAGACGACGCATCGTTTGAGTAG
- the LOC111806650 gene encoding uncharacterized protein LOC111806650 — protein MSGEAKSGGSIGGGGGFRSRMEHYLYSGEKKHVAAGIVVIGIIFGIPWALMNRGSKHQSHQDYMERADKARSQRLSSGSSSAK, from the exons ATGAGCGGCGAGGCCAAGAGCGGCGGTTCGATCGGCGGAGGAGGTGGTTTCAGATCGCGCATGGAGCACTATTTATACAGCGGTGAGAAGAAGCACGTCGCCGCTGGCATCGTCGTCATTGGCATCATCTTCGGCATCCCTTGGGCCCTTATGAATCGag GGTCAAAGCATCAGTCTCATCAAGATTACATGGAAAGAGCTGATAAAGCACGAAGTCAGAGACTCTCTTCAGGTTCATCATCAgctaaatga